The DNA region TCGTGCGCGGAAACCAAACCTACCACATCGGCGATGAAGTTTATCATCTGACAGGCGGGGATATATTCGTCACTTTTCCCGACGAACTGCATGGTTCGGGAAGTGAACCGCAGGGCAAATTTGAAATCTATTGGATGCAGCTTGAGATGACAAAAGAAGACTTTTTGTTCTATGACAAAGAAAACGTCCGACATTTGAAATCGGCGCTGTTGAACACTGAGACGCGTCATTTTAAAGGAGACGCACGCAGTTATCAGCTGATGAAAGAAGCGTTCGGATATATCCCGCTGATCGATCCGATACGAAAAATGCTAGGTGTATCGGCTTTAACGTTGTTTTTGACCAAAAATTTTTGCGCTAATAAAAAACTCCCACCGAAACCCGCTAAAATCGCACAAGCCGAACTCTTTATCAAGGAAAACCTTGAAAACAAAATCACGCTGTCTGACGCGGCTGAGCATATCGGCTTATCGCTATCGTATTTTAAAAAGCTGTTTAAGGCCTCGACCGGTGAGACGCCCGGAGATTACATCAATTATTTAAAAATCCAGCGCGCCAAAAAGCTGCTCGAGACCCGGTCGGTCACCGAGACCGCGTTTGTGCTGGACTTTTCATCGTCCTCATATTTTTCAAGCGTGTTCAAGCACTATGCAGGGATGAGCCCAACGCAATACCAAAAGAAATTAAAATCATCTTCACTTTAGAATAAATGATAATAGTCCCGACCGCGATAACCGTTAAACGCTGAGATCAAACCGAACAACCGCATGGCCTTTTCGTCGGGACTTTTGCCGTAGCCGCGCCAAAAATCCTTGTCGTATTGATCGGTTTTCAAGTTAAAGTGAATCGACCAGAGTGCCCAAAACAGATCGTAATTCCGGTTGCCAATTCCGCCGTTACCGCAGTCGATGAACGTTGCGCTGTCTTTATTTTCTCCGACGATCAAATTCGGCAGGCAGGCGTCGCCGTGGATGACCGATGGTTTTCCCGCGTGCTTCGATAATAACAGCATTTCGCTGTAGGCATCGGAAATCGTTTTGATACCGCAATATTCGAGCAAATCGGCCTCCGCTTTCCCTTCGAAAAACTTTCCGGCGGCACGTTTTAACATCGATTCCGCTCGATTTTCGCACAGGCAGTCTTTGATCGGCAGATCATGCAGCTTGCGCAGAGTTTTACCGTATGTAAACAGCGTCTCTTTAGGATTGATTTGAATCATATCTAAGGCGTTTGTCCCTTGTGCGGCCTCGGTCAGCAACCAGCCGTTTTCACCCTTTCGGCAGGAGGTGATGACTTTCGGCGCCAAACCGTAATCAGACAAAAACGCCGACATCTCTGGCTCATTTTTCAGATACCCGTCGGAAGTAATTTTTAAATAACATTTATGATCAAAACAGAGCACCTTTGACCGCGGCTTATCTTTGACAACCACGATCTCGGTGCTCTCTTTGGGTAATTTTACGGATATTTTTTTGGGGAGTGCAGAAAAATCAATCTCCGCAGGCATCTTCAATAGCCCTCTTCAAGTCGTCGATCCCAATACCATTTAATGCCGATACTGCAATCAACCGGTTTTCATGGATTTTAGGGAAATTGCTGCGAAATGTTGCAAGTTCGGTCTTATTCAGTTTGTCGGCTTTCGTAGCCGCGATCACGAACGGTACATCAGCCCTGAGCAAAAAATCAAGCATCATTTTGTCGTCGTCGGTTGGTTCAAGGCGAATGTCCATTAAAGCGACTGCCAGCCGGATATCCCTGCCGCTCTTAAAATAATCTTCCATCAATTCGCCCCAGTCGTCCTTGCGGGTCTTGGCGCGTTTGGCATAGCCATAACCGGGCAAGTCGACCAGACGAAATTGTGAGTGCAGATAGAAATTGATCGTCACCGTTTTTCCGGGGGTCTGACCTACCCTGGCCATGGACTTTTTATTGCAAAGTTTGTTGATTAAACTGGATTTTCCGACGTTGGAGCGGCCTGTAAAGACAACCTCGGGCCGGTCGGACGCAAACAATTGTTCACTGAAACCGAACGACGTCTCAAAGGTGATCGTTTCGAAATTTAACATTTCAATTCCCCGAAACCAGCGCCTGGCCCAGAACTTCGTCGATATTCCGAACCGGGATAAACTCTAACGCATCTTTCACCGTCTTGTCGATCTCGAACAGGTCGGGTTTGTTTTCTTCTGGGATGATCACGGTTTTCATGCCCATGCGGTAAGCCGCCATAGCTTTTTCCTTAAGACCGCCGATCGGAAGTACCCTGCCCCGTAAAGTCATTTCACCTGTCATCGCAAGATTCTTGCGAACCGGTTTTCCGGACAACGCAGAGACGAGTGCGGTGGTGATGGTGATGCCCGCGGAAGGTCCGTCTTTCGGAACCGCACCCTCGGGGACGTGGATGTGCAAATCTTTTGTCTTATAAAACTCTTTGTCGACTCCAAGTTTGTCACAGGCGCTTCGAATATAGCTGACCGCAGCCCGTGCCGACTCTTTCATAACGTCGCCGAGTGAACCTGTGAGCTCAAGTTTTCCGCTGCCCTCAAGTACGCTGACTTCGATTTGAAGCGTGTCGCCGCCGATGGCCGTCCAGGCAAGTCCGGTCGCGACACCAACTTCATTGTCTACCGCCATGTCCGACTTAAATTTTGCCGGGCCGAGATACTTTTCGAGATTATCCGCTTTGACAGCAACCTTTGTAGTCTCGCCCGAAGCGATGGAAAGTGCGGTCTTGCGGCAGATGCCGGCAATTTCGCGCTCCAGTTCCCGCACACCCGCCTCGCGGGTATAGTTATCGATGATCGCGTTGACGGAATCGTCGCTGATAGAGAGCTGGGGTTTTTTCAAGCCGTGCTTTTTTAGTTGCTTCGGGATCAAATGAAACTTTGCGATATTGCGTTTTTCCTCGCGGGTATAGCTTGTGAGGTTGATGATCTCCATGCGGTCGCGCAGCGGCTCGGGAATATTCTCATAATAGTTCGCAGTCGTGATGAACAGCACATTCGAGAGATCGAACGGAAGTTCGATGAAGTGGTCGACAAATGCACAATTCTGTTCGGAATCGAGCAGTTCAAGCAGCGCCGAGGAGGGATCACCCCGGTAATCGTTGCCGAGCTTGTCGATCTCATCGAGCAGAATCACGGGATTATTTGATTTTGCTGCAATCAGGGCGTTTACGACCCGGCCGGGCATGGCGCCAACATAGGTCTTGCGGTGGCCGCGGATATCGGCTTCGTCCCGGACGCCGCCGAGTGATATTGTGGCGAAATTCCTGCCGCCGGCCCGTGCGATGGAACGAGCGACCGAGCTTTTGCCGGTGCCAGGAGGCCCGACAAGGCAGATCACCTGCCCTTTGATATCCGGTGAAAGGAGTTCCACGGCCAAGTGTTCAAGGATTCGATCTTTTACTTTTTGCAGGCCGTAATGATCTTTGTCAAGAATGGCTTTCATCTGCTCGATGGTATGTGTTTTGGATACGCTTATACTCCACGGCAGATCAAGGCAGCAATCAAGATAATTGCGGATGATTGTCGCTTCCTGTGAGCCAAGAGGCATTTTGACGAGTTTTAACGCCTCTTTTTCAAGTTTTTCGGTGATCTCCGGAGAGATTTTCAACGCTTGAATGCGCTTTTTATAATCGAGATATTCGTCCATCTCGCTCTCTTCACCGAGTTCTTCAGAGATGGTACGGAGTTGTTCTTTGAGAAAATAATCACGCTGGTTCTTATCCATCGAGACACGGACTTTATCCTCAATCTCGTTTTCGAGCTTGAGGACGGAATTTTGATGCGAAAGCAGTGAAATGACCCGCTTAAGCCGTGCAATGTGGCTTTTTTCTTCTAAGATCGCCTGCTGCTCTTCAAAGGGCATCATGGAATTGGAGGCGATAAAATCCGAAAGAATACCCGGCTGAGTTTTTGAAAGCGCGCTTGTTAATATTTCGCGCGCGGTGTTGTCATTAAGTTCGAAATATTCTGAGAAAATGCGGTGTGCGGTGCGAACAAGCGCTTCGCTGACCGTCGTATTGTGCAAGGGTGTTTTTTCAATGACGCGTTCGATATTGACCATAAAAAATGGCTTCATCTGAATATAAGTGTTGGTTTTTGCCCGCAAAATGCCCTCGACCAATACCGCATAGCTGTCCGGCGCGGTTTTGATGATCTGCTTGATTTTACCGATCGTGCCGACTTCATAGATGTCTTCTTTATGCGGGTTTTGAGTCTCTGTGTTGGTCTGAGCCGCAAGGAAGATCAGCTGCTGGTCACTTTCCGACACATGCTGAAGCGCCGCGACTGATTTTTGGCGCGAGACGTCAAAACGCAGTGTCATTTCCGGAAACAGCACTACGCCGCGAAGCGCGATCATAGGGATATTTTCGAATTTTGAGATGTTTGTGTTTACCAGAACCTTGGCCATGCCGATCCCCTCTTCGTTCCGTTTTGTATTTGTATTTGTAATCGATGTTTTAATGGATGATTCCCGTTCCTTTTCGATAATTTAATCGCATTCGATGCGACCATATTCGATGTGGCCAATGTTTTCTACGATGCGATCGCGCATCCAAAGCGCCGGATCGGTTTTGAGCACATAACCGCTGCAGTTATCCGGCAGCCAGCAGCTTAAACTCTCATATTTCGGATAAGAAAACGCCGCCATCAGCGTCGAGATGGTTCCGCCGTGGGAAAAGACCGCAATCGTGCAGACGCCGGTTTTCATGCAGCTCTCGATGATCTTAGAAAATGCCGCGAAGATACGATCTAAAAAGTCCTTTTGCTTCTCTGCATTGTGTTTATCGAAGGCGATTGCGAGCATCCGATCCAGATCAAAGGTCCTGTCGTCGTTGAAATACTGCGCATATGGCTTTTCTTCAAGGTCTCCGAATCCGTATTCCCGAAGGCCGTCGATGATGATCGGGGTCTTGTCGGGATAAGCCGCCTTTGCGGTTTGAAA from Oscillospiraceae bacterium includes:
- a CDS encoding AraC family transcriptional regulator, whose amino-acid sequence is MSDYLINDYNFILNCEWQTYTDKELGVPGIRLFGHFSSQKASAPLTMHIHPGCMELCYIVRGNQTYHIGDEVYHLTGGDIFVTFPDELHGSGSEPQGKFEIYWMQLEMTKEDFLFYDKENVRHLKSALLNTETRHFKGDARSYQLMKEAFGYIPLIDPIRKMLGVSALTLFLTKNFCANKKLPPKPAKIAQAELFIKENLENKITLSDAAEHIGLSLSYFKKLFKASTGETPGDYINYLKIQRAKKLLETRSVTETAFVLDFSSSSYFSSVFKHYAGMSPTQYQKKLKSSSL
- the yihA gene encoding ribosome biogenesis GTP-binding protein YihA/YsxC, which translates into the protein MLNFETITFETSFGFSEQLFASDRPEVVFTGRSNVGKSSLINKLCNKKSMARVGQTPGKTVTINFYLHSQFRLVDLPGYGYAKRAKTRKDDWGELMEDYFKSGRDIRLAVALMDIRLEPTDDDKMMLDFLLRADVPFVIAATKADKLNKTELATFRSNFPKIHENRLIAVSALNGIGIDDLKRAIEDACGD
- a CDS encoding histidine phosphatase family protein; this translates as MPYKIYLIRHANATTEPIILGSTDRPLTPKGEQQAAECGKLLKAYPVDAVFSSPLKRAFQTAKAAYPDKTPIIIDGLREYGFGDLEEKPYAQYFNDDRTFDLDRMLAIAFDKHNAEKQKDFLDRIFAAFSKIIESCMKTGVCTIAVFSHGGTISTLMAAFSYPKYESLSCWLPDNCSGYVLKTDPALWMRDRIVENIGHIEYGRIECD
- the lon gene encoding endopeptidase La; amino-acid sequence: MAKVLVNTNISKFENIPMIALRGVVLFPEMTLRFDVSRQKSVAALQHVSESDQQLIFLAAQTNTETQNPHKEDIYEVGTIGKIKQIIKTAPDSYAVLVEGILRAKTNTYIQMKPFFMVNIERVIEKTPLHNTTVSEALVRTAHRIFSEYFELNDNTAREILTSALSKTQPGILSDFIASNSMMPFEEQQAILEEKSHIARLKRVISLLSHQNSVLKLENEIEDKVRVSMDKNQRDYFLKEQLRTISEELGEESEMDEYLDYKKRIQALKISPEITEKLEKEALKLVKMPLGSQEATIIRNYLDCCLDLPWSISVSKTHTIEQMKAILDKDHYGLQKVKDRILEHLAVELLSPDIKGQVICLVGPPGTGKSSVARSIARAGGRNFATISLGGVRDEADIRGHRKTYVGAMPGRVVNALIAAKSNNPVILLDEIDKLGNDYRGDPSSALLELLDSEQNCAFVDHFIELPFDLSNVLFITTANYYENIPEPLRDRMEIINLTSYTREEKRNIAKFHLIPKQLKKHGLKKPQLSISDDSVNAIIDNYTREAGVRELEREIAGICRKTALSIASGETTKVAVKADNLEKYLGPAKFKSDMAVDNEVGVATGLAWTAIGGDTLQIEVSVLEGSGKLELTGSLGDVMKESARAAVSYIRSACDKLGVDKEFYKTKDLHIHVPEGAVPKDGPSAGITITTALVSALSGKPVRKNLAMTGEMTLRGRVLPIGGLKEKAMAAYRMGMKTVIIPEENKPDLFEIDKTVKDALEFIPVRNIDEVLGQALVSGN
- a CDS encoding phosphotransferase, with product MPAEIDFSALPKKISVKLPKESTEIVVVKDKPRSKVLCFDHKCYLKITSDGYLKNEPEMSAFLSDYGLAPKVITSCRKGENGWLLTEAAQGTNALDMIQINPKETLFTYGKTLRKLHDLPIKDCLCENRAESMLKRAAGKFFEGKAEADLLEYCGIKTISDAYSEMLLLSKHAGKPSVIHGDACLPNLIVGENKDSATFIDCGNGGIGNRNYDLFWALWSIHFNLKTDQYDKDFWRGYGKSPDEKAMRLFGLISAFNGYRGRDYYHLF